TGATTTTTCTTTCGTTTGCACCTCTTACTATTGCCTCTCCCAGTGGATGCTCGGATCCTTTTTCAGCCGCTGCGGCAATAAAAAGCACTTCATTTTCCTCGTGGCCGGAGACTGCAAATACGTTTGTAAGTTTCGGAGTACCTTCAGTAAGGGTCCCTGTTTTGTCAAACACGATTGTATTAAGTTTATGAGCCTGCTCGAGGGCTTCCCCACCTTTGATCAGAATCCCGTTTTCCGCACCTTTGCCGGTCCCGACCATAATGGCTGCAGGGGTTGCCAGCCCAACCGCACAGGGGCAGGAGATTACAAGGACGGTGATGGCTATGAGGAGGGAAAAAAGGAAGGGACTTATTCCTCCAAGAGCTGCAGATACCCCTACCCCGTAACGCCAGTAGCCGATGAAAAACCAGAAGGAAAAAGCCAGAAGAGCAACAATATGCACGGCTACGATGAAGTTGCCGGCAAAAACATCTGCGACCCTCTGGATTGGAGCCTTGTTTGTCTGGGCTGCTTCTACAAGCCTGATTATCTGAGCAAGGGCGGTATCGGCTCCAACCTTTGTAGCCCTGAACCTGAAAGACCCTGTCTTGTTAAGGGTAGCCCCTATAACCGTGTCTCCTGCGCCTTTCTCAACCGGGATGCTCTCGCCAGTAATCATGGATTCGTCTATTGCAGAGCTTCCTTCAACAACAACCCCGTCAACAGGTATCTTTTCTCCGGGGCGGACCACAACAATATCCCCAACAACTACCTCTTCAACAGGGACCTCTTTTTCCACGCCGTCTACAAGGATCCTTGAGGTTTTTGCCCTTAATCCCATCAATTTTCGGATGGCTTCCGAGGTTTTACCCCTTGCCCTGGCTTCGAGGTACCTGCCAAAAACGATGAAAATTATCAGGAAAGCAACTGTGTCATAGTAGAGGGAGTTATATCCCGGGCCCAGGTCAAGGAAAGTTGCTGCTACACTGATAAAATAAGCTGATCCGGTCCCTGCAGCAATCAGCAGGTTCATATCGGTTACGCCATGCTTGAAACCTTTGAAAGTCCCAACAAAAAACTGCCTTCCTGGAAAGAGCAGGACAAGGGTAGACATTACAAAAAGTACAATGGGATTAGAAAAGATTGAGGGCACAAACGAGAGGAAGGGAAACATCATGCTCATGTTTCCAAGAGAGATGGGAATGCCCAGTAAAAGAGCAACGATTAGATTATTTTCCTGTTTTCGGATCTCAGTGTCCCTTGAAATCTGTTCTCTGTCCTCATACTCCACAGTTTCAGAATGGACTGAGGCTCCATACCCGATTCCCTGAACTGCAGCAATAATTTTCCTGACAGAGATGCGGGAGGAGTCAAATTCCACAAAGGCTTTTTCAAGCGGAAAATTCACGGAAACCGAGATTACGCCGTCGGTTTTATTGAGGATCTTCTCAATGTTTGCAGCACAGGAGGCGCAGCTCATGCCCTGGAGGTTCAGGGCCACTTTGTCTTTTTCGACTTTATATCCTATGGATTCGATAGCCTCTTCAATTTCCTGAGGAGAGATCAGGGAAGGTTCAAAGCTGACCTTTGCCCTGCCAAGTTCCAGATTAACAGCTACGGAGTCCACACCCTTCTTTTTTTTTAAAATTTTTTCAATA
The Methanosarcina sp. WWM596 DNA segment above includes these coding regions:
- a CDS encoding heavy metal translocating P-type ATPase, yielding MEVTIGVYGMTCGHCQKRVAEALSGIEGVESVDVNLETESATVIFDPEKVSPDDIKEAVLKAGYSTEREAETEEEARAEILEPARKDVPARSIPEAVDRVLEGTETDVVGRADEGAGEEISGAFQTCPLTEACALADEAEKETSYQSGPKTGSKEITLGVSGMTCSACALNIEKILKKKKGVDSVAVNLELGRAKVSFEPSLISPQEIEEAIESIGYKVEKDKVALNLQGMSCASCAANIEKILNKTDGVISVSVNFPLEKAFVEFDSSRISVRKIIAAVQGIGYGASVHSETVEYEDREQISRDTEIRKQENNLIVALLLGIPISLGNMSMMFPFLSFVPSIFSNPIVLFVMSTLVLLFPGRQFFVGTFKGFKHGVTDMNLLIAAGTGSAYFISVAATFLDLGPGYNSLYYDTVAFLIIFIVFGRYLEARARGKTSEAIRKLMGLRAKTSRILVDGVEKEVPVEEVVVGDIVVVRPGEKIPVDGVVVEGSSAIDESMITGESIPVEKGAGDTVIGATLNKTGSFRFRATKVGADTALAQIIRLVEAAQTNKAPIQRVADVFAGNFIVAVHIVALLAFSFWFFIGYWRYGVGVSAALGGISPFLFSLLIAITVLVISCPCAVGLATPAAIMVGTGKGAENGILIKGGEALEQAHKLNTIVFDKTGTLTEGTPKLTNVFAVSGHEENEVLFIAAAAEKGSEHPLGEAIVRGANERKISLPETKNFRSIPGKGIEAYLEVKKILLGTRKLMEENSIPFEGLEAEMLKFEEQGKTAMLVAFEGEAIGLVAVADTLKENSKEAVETLIKMGIEVVMITGDNAITAGAIATEVGIPRVLAEVLPEDKANEIKKLQKEGKLVGMVGDGINDAPALIQSDVGIAMGAGTDVAMESAKIVLIKNDPRDVVAALKLSRLTINKIKQNLAWAFGYNMLGIPIAAGILYPVFHRILITPELAAAFMALSSVSVTTNSLLMKRSRIK